One genomic window of Campylobacter curvus includes the following:
- a CDS encoding DUF7738 domain-containing protein: MNKKGIFINKILLANDAMIDDLSKILNASPRIVPPDYEVAKKGGFEPNALALYDELGIWCFTTPEGRIKDINLLTQRQKNTSKRLFPRGLFTDEITFGGKVPLDAIKEKQLRDAYIYLNARIGEYQISLTLADDVRERIEKFSFAERLAKSETGEIAQLVRSAPVPISEICFYYKPKKPRSKPSDKYKIVLADEPKLTFKNLNLKLTVMNELMYEREILKPKFDVFEYCAERDKDPYDTLERYLP, encoded by the coding sequence GTGAATAAAAAGGGCATTTTTATAAATAAAATTTTACTCGCAAATGACGCTATGATCGATGATCTAAGTAAAATTTTAAACGCTAGCCCGCGCATCGTGCCACCTGATTACGAAGTGGCGAAAAAGGGTGGATTTGAACCAAACGCCTTAGCTCTCTACGACGAGCTTGGTATCTGGTGCTTTACGACGCCAGAAGGCAGGATAAAAGATATAAATTTACTCACCCAGCGCCAAAAAAACACGAGCAAAAGGCTCTTTCCGCGCGGGCTTTTTACGGACGAGATCACCTTTGGCGGCAAAGTGCCGCTTGATGCGATCAAGGAAAAGCAGCTGCGAGACGCCTATATCTATCTTAATGCGCGAATCGGCGAGTATCAAATTTCGCTGACATTAGCGGACGACGTGAGAGAGCGGATCGAAAAATTTAGCTTTGCCGAGCGCCTGGCAAAAAGCGAAACTGGCGAGATCGCTCAGCTGGTGCGAAGCGCACCCGTGCCGATCAGCGAGATTTGCTTTTACTACAAGCCCAAAAAGCCTCGCTCAAAGCCAAGTGACAAGTATAAGATCGTGCTTGCAGATGAGCCAAAGCTCACATTTAAAAACCTGAATCTCAAGCTCACCGTAATGAACGAGCTGATGTATGAAAGAGAAATTTTAAAGCCAAAATTTGACGTTTTTGAATATTGCGCTGAGCGCGACAAGGACCCGTATGACACCTTGGAGCGATACCTGCCGTGA